AACTTTAGCGTAGTCTTGATAGATGGCGACAAACTAACTGAGCTAATGATAAAGTATAAAGTAGGCGTTCAAACAAGCCAGATATATGAAATTTACAAGATCGACACCGACTTTTTTGAGGAAAATAATTTTTAAAGATGCTAGCGAATTTAAAATTTGCAAGACACTTGCACGCGCAGTTTGAAGTCAAATTTTACTTTAATATCACCGAACTCTCTTGCAGTTTTTCTAGCTTTAAAATTTGCTCATTTGGCTTTGCCTTTAGGCGCTCAAGCATCGCTATTTTTTGGGCGTAAATTTCATTAAATTCGGTCTTTATATCAAGCAAAGTTTTATTTAAAAAAGAGTTATTTGAGCACATAAGATCGTCAAATTCATAAAGGCTAAAGGCATTTAGCATGCGCTCATAAACCTCTTTTGCGCTTGGGATGTAGAGTGGCGTGCCCATTTGCAGGTGCGAATTTAGCGAGTTTTCGATCTTTTGCTTTAAAAAATAAACCGCAAGTTTAAGTGCATTTTCGTAGTTTGACGCAACCTTTACGTCAAGCTTTTCAAAAAAGAGCGATATCTTTTGCGTCGCCTTAAATTTGGCATTTTCATACTCTCTTAAGAAATTCTCATAGGTCCTGCCAGCGTAGGTATTTATCGATTTTGTCTCGTAGTTTGAGGCAAACTCATCAAATGGATTAAAGCTCTCATAGCGAGATTTGTAAACGAAAAGCTCATCTTCTAAGCTTTTATAAAGCTCATCAAAAGCCGATATGATCTCATTTTCAAGCCCTTTTAGATCTCTTTTGTAGCGTTTAAAAAATTTAGAAAATACGACGTCTTCATAGATGAGCTTTGAAAAGACCTCGTCCGTGTCAAGGCTTATCATCTCAAAATTTTCTCGCTTATAAATTTCTTTGTTTAAAAGCGTCTTTGATGGGTTAAATTTTGTCCTAGAAAATGGCTTAAGCAGCTTAAAAACTTCATCGCTTGCAAGCTTGATAGCCTCGCTCATATCGCTGTATCGCAGGGCTATTTTAGGCTTAAACTCCTCTTTTATAGCTTCTAGTTTTTCTTCAAGCGTGGCATTAAATTTATCCAAAATTTCATCAGCTGCGCTATAAACTTTTAGGCGGTTTTCTTGCTCGCTAATCAAAAAATTTACTATCTTTTTCGCCCTTGCTTTTATGAAATTTTCTTTAAAGCTCGCGTTTAAAAACGTCTCTTTTATCGCACTTAGTGCTTTAGCGAAATTTGAGCTTTCTAGCTCGCTCTTGTTTTCATTTGTGATGCCATTGAGCGCCTGCTTTGACGAGATAGCGATGATATCTTCAAACAGCTCGCCGTAAGTTTGTCTAGCGTGCTTTAGCAAGCTTTCAAGCTCGTACTTACTTAGCTTATCCTTTTGGTTGATGAAGCAAAGTGCCTTTAGATCGTTTGTCTTTAAAATTTCTTCTACGCTTTCAAGCTCGCTAGCCTTTGCTGCGTTGTTTGCGAGGCTTAGCCAGATCGCGCCGCAAACCTTTTTTAGCGTGTTTTTGGTCTCTTTCGTGTCGGCATCTCGTAGCGAGTTTAGCCCGGGCGTGTCGATGAAATTTACCTCTTTTAAAATTTCGCTTGGCGCATAAAGTGTCATGCTTTTTATCTGCTCGCTCATGGCGTTTAGCTCTGTAAGCTCGCTGCTAGCTAGCAAGCTCTCGCTACCATTTGTAAATTTCACGCTAAGAAGCGGCATCTTTGCAAATTTTAGCCGCACAGCCTTTGCCGTGACAGGCGTTAGACCTGATGGCAAGATGTTTTGTCCAAGCAGAGCGTTTAAAAATGTTGATTTGCCACTTGAAAACTGCCCTATAACAGCGATTAGAGGCGGCTCATTTAGAGTGTCGATTAGTAAATTTAGGCTCTCTTTTATCTCATCGCTTGCGTGCAGGCTTGGATCATTTAGCTCATTTACTAGCCTTGCTAGCTCGCCCTTAAAGTCGCTTGTAAAAACCTTAAAATATCTCGCCTTATAGGCATTTATAAACTCGTTAAAAATTTTCTAGCTCCCCTAAAAGCGAGCAAATTTCATCTTGCAAGGCGTTTTGCTCTTTTAGTTTTAAAAGTGAGTTTTGATTTTGCGAGCTAAGCTTTTCTAGCTCACGATCTAGCTCTTTTAGCCTCTTATCAAGCGTGGCTTTTTGAGCGCTTTCATAGGTTTTTATGAGATTTAAAAGGCGATTTTTTTCATGATCAGTTAAAATTTCACAAAATTGAGAGATGTTTTTATATTTTAGCAAGCCCTCTTTTAAGCTTAAAAGTGCTTCACTTGCGTCATTTGAAATTTTCGCTCTAAATGCAGCTAAAAGCTCCTTAAATTCAAGCTTTACGCCCATTTGCTCTAAAAAGTCATTGATGCTAAAAATCTCATCTTTGCTCATCACATAATCATCAAAATTTAAAGCGATATTTTGCTCGCATGATCTTGTTTGCACTAAAGTTTCGTTTCTAGCCTCTCTCATAAGTGCCATCACACCGTCGCGAAGCGTTGTTTTTGCGATTTGTTCTAGGCGCTCAAAATTTAAGCTTTGCTTTTTGCTTTTGCAGTAGGCTATCTCGCTTTTTACCTTATCGTTTAGGTTTTGTAAAAGCGTCTCAAGCCCCATTTTATAGATGTTTTTGGTATTGCTACTTTCAAGCTTTGCAAGCTCGTTTTTGGTTAGGCTTTCAAGTTTAGAGAAATTTTCACTAAGTGCGTTTTTGACGCTTGCCTGCTCATTTTGAAGCTTTTTAAGCTCCACTTCATAAGCTTTGAGCGACAAAATTTCAGCCTTAGTGGCCTCAAGCTTGCTATTTAGGATATTTTTTAGCTCCTTTTGATACGAGCTTAAGATAAGGGCTGATTTTTTAGAGTTTTTGCCAAAGAGCACCTCGTAAAGGTAGTCCTTAAACTCCTCTACACCGCTATTTGCAGCGCCTTCTAAGTAGCTTTTTGCACTAAGCGCAAAATAATCAATCTCAACGCCATTTATCTGCTCACCGATCGCTTTTTTTGTGTAGTTTAGCGTCTCGTTTAGCTCTTTAGCGCTTAGCTCATCAGCGTGAGTTAGCACCACAGCAAGCCTTACGATATGCGAGTTTTCGAGGCATTTTTTTAAAAATAGAGCGTCTTTTTGCGTGGCACTTTGTGAGGCGTTCATGAGGTGAGCCAAAAGGTCGCACTCCCTCATAAAATTTGTAGTGATCTGCTCTCTTAAAACCACCGCATCATCGATGCCTGGCGTGTCTATGATGCAGACGTTGTCTTTTAAAAGCTCCAAGTCGTCATAAAGCTCTACGCTTTTTACGAGATTTGCTGTTTTTGAGCTTGATGATGTGTAGTTTTTTATCTCATCTATGCCGATATCTACGCTTTTGCTTGGTAAATTTTCACTTGGTATGCCAAGTGCTAAAAGCTCATCTAAGGTGTAAAAATTTACCCTTGCAAAGCTATCTTTGGAGTATTTTAAAATGGTTAAATTTATCGTTTCTGGCACGTTTGAAGCGCCAAGGACGGGTTTGTTTAAAAGGGCGTTTAAAAGGGTTGATTTGCCAGAGTTTATGACGCCGCTTGCTGCTATGTTAAAAAGTGTTTCGTTTGATCTTTTTTTGGCTGCCGCAAGTGCCTCTAAAAAAGTTTTTTCATTATCAAGCAAGCTTGCTTTTTCGTTTATCTCATTTAAAAAGTCTAGGTTTTTATGGAAGTGATCTTTTGGCTTGGTATGAGAAATTTTAGCCTCATTGGCGCCTTTGTTTTTGCTTATGATCTTTTCTAAAAAGGCAAATTTCTCATCATCTATGATCTTTTCATCACGCAATATTTCTAGGTATTTTACTATCTCATCGATTGAAATTTTAGCCTTATTTAACGCTTTAAGAGTTGCAAGCTGTGCACTTTGTATGCTAAATATATCAAGCTCAACCTTAAGCCTTTTTAGCACCGCTCTAAACTCATCAAGCGCCATAAACTGATCTAAATTTCTCTCGTCGCAAACCAAAAGAAGAGCTAGCAGATCTGGGTAAAATGGCACGCTAGCAGCAGCATTTGTATAAATTTTATTTGCACGCCAAGCCTGTTTTAAAAACTCATCCATAAAGACTCTTTTTGTTAATATTTTGGGATTTTATTAAATTTTTACTTATGAAGCTATCAAAAAATGAGGATGGCGCTCAAGCAAAAAGATATAAGAGAACTTCGCACAGTTACAAAAAATAGTATCAAAAAAGCACTGAGTTTTTGTTACAAGTAAAATACAGCTTTAGCTTCCAAAATATCGAATTTGCTCTTATTCGAATGAGCTATAGCATGCTTTTAAAATGTAATACTTTTAAACTTAAAGATATTTATTTTAGTAGCAAAATTTATCTTGCGTAAAACATCGCAACCAAACCGCGGTTTATATCTTTAGTATCACCATCATCTATCTTTGTAACCTTTGAGATGCCCACACTTTTATCGCTATTTATCGTGAAAGTGAGTTCAATAACTCTCTCATTTACCTTTCTAGCATTTCCACCAAAATAGATCACTTCTGGCTCTTTTTGCGAGTAGTAGGCGGCATATTTGCTTTGGGCTACGACGTTGTCAAAGACCCATTTTTGTTTGATATCTAAATTTTGAGCAAGCTCATTTTTAAACTCAAGGTCGCAGCTAACAGAGGCTAGGTAGCCAGCATTTTCTTTTGTCGGATCAAATTTACAGTGCTTGTTTACGATTGATAAAATAGTCTCTTTGTCTATGCTTTTACCACTTTTTAATATGCTATTTGCGCTATCAAGTGCTAGCTCCAGGCTGTTATCAACTCTTTTTTGCTGAGCAGCTTTTGCATTATTTAGAGCTTTTATGTAGCCGCTATTTTTTCTTTCAAACTCATCTTCAAGTACATTTTTTCCTACCACGCAGCTTACTTTAACCACTTTTTTATCGTCGCTACTGATGTCTTGCCACTGGGTGCTTGTACAGCCTTTAAAGCTATCTATCGCTGAGCCTATTGTTATTGATTTGTTACCTTTTAAAATGTAGTTTTTTACAATGCCTATGTTGCTTTCCTTGCAGCCCACTAATAATAAAAGTGCGCTAAATCCTAGAAATAGAGCCTTTTTCATCATTTTACCTTTTTGTAAATTTGACAAAATAGTACCAAACTAAAGTTTAAATTATTATGATTTTATTAAAATAAATTACATAAATATAATTTATTAAAATAATTATTGAAAATTTAAGCTTGAAATAGCGCAAATTTGTATTGTTTTAAAAATTTAAAAATAGGAAATTTTAAATAAAAGGTTTTGAAGAAAATTATAGATCTAGCTCAAATTTCTTAAAACTAACCCTTGGATTTATAGTTAGCTTATCATGTGAGATAAACTCTTTTTTTAGGTATTTTTCGCGACCAGCTCTTGCTATCATCAGCGCATTATCAGAGCAAAACGCAATTGGTGCTAGCAAAAGCTCGCACTCATTTTTTTGACAAAGAGTTTCAAGCCTTTTGCGTAAATTTAAATTTGCGCTCGCTCCACCAACAACGCCAAAGCGCTTGAAATTTCTTAGCGTAAAAACCCTTTCAAGCTTATTTAAGATGTGCTCACAAGCCGTATTTTCAAAGGCGTAGCAAATATCTGAGATATCTTTTTGTGTGATAGTTTCAAGCTTTGAAATTTCAACTCTTACTTGGTTTTTAAGCCCTGAAAAGCTGTATTCAAGGCGTTTGTCGTGAAGAAGTGGGACGGTAAATTTAAATCTCTCTTTATCCTCACACAAAAGTGCGTTTTGCTGCACCACAGCACCTCCTGGATAGCCAAGATCGAGCATCTTTGCCACCTTGTCAAAGCTCTCACCAAAGCTATCATCGCTTGTGCTTGCAAGCTCTGTAATCTCGCCATTTTCGTTAATCTCAAGTATCATCGTATGTCCGCCACTAACTAGCAAAACGCCAAGCGGAAAGGTGGCTTCATGGTCTAAAAATAGCGAGTAGATGTGGCCAACTAGGTGATTTACGGCGATTAGTGGGATATTTAGGGCGATGCTTAGCGATTTTGCCATGCTCACACCTCCTATCAGGCTCACGCTTAGCCCTGGCTCGTTTGTCACGGCGATCGCGTTTATATCTTTTAAATTTGGCAAGATATCGTTTAAAAGTGCTGGTAGCGCCTTTGTGTGAAGCCTCGCTGCAAGCTCTGGGACCACGCCACCAAAGATAGCGTGCTCCTCTTCTTGCGAGATCTTTTTATAATAAATTTGCTCTAGCGTGCTTTCATCTATGAGCGCAACAGAGCTGTCATCGCAGCTGCTTTCTATGCCAAGTATCATCTAAACTCCGCTAGTATCATGCCGGCAAATTTCTCTTTGCCATTTTCGCTTTTATAAAACTCAACTCGGTAAATTTTGCCATCTTTATCTATGCTATAGCTTTTGTTTAGGCTGTTTTTATCGATATCTTGCTCGCTTTCATCAACACTTTTTGTGCCGTACCCTATGACATTTACGCGCACGTTTTTGAGCGATTTTACCTTAAAGTTCTTTTTAACGCTAAATTTATCGCCACTTTTTAGCACAAGCTCGTTGCCATCGCCCAAGAGAGAAATTTTATCAAGCGGCTTTGCAAACTCGAAGTATTGCGGCTTTAGCCTTGTGACAGAGCGGTTGCCATACTGCACTTTGAAGCTATCTTTATCTTTTATAACGGCGATTAGTGGATTTGGCGAATGGTAGCTTAGCTCGCCCTTTTTAAATGGCACGAAGCTTATCACAGGCTTTAAATTTTTAAGGCTAAGAGCGTAGCTGTCAAACAGCTCAAGTCTGATCTCTTTTTCGATCGCCTTTTTCACGCTTTTGACATCGAGCTCAAAGGGCCTAGTAAAGCTAATGCCAGTCTTTTTCATATACTCCTCAATCGCTACTAGGTGATAATATGTCCTTTGCTCGGCGTTTAAATTTTTACTAGCTTCGTTTGCAAAGGCGGACTTGTTTTGCGTGATAGCGTAGTAGGTAAGGCTTTTTAGCATCTCTTTGTCGCCCAACGCTGTGTGCGTGTTTTTGACGTGATACTGATGTTTTGGGTCTATGAGGTGCTTATTTAGCACATCTTTTACGCTTGATGCGATACTTTCAAGCTCTGGGTACTTTGAGCCTGGCAGTGTGCTTTGGTCTATGATGCAGGTATTGCCCCATTTGTCTGGATTTTCGTCCTTGCTTATAAATTTATCTCTATAATATCCGCTGCCATCGTGTAAATTTAAGATGAGAGTGACGTTTTTGTCGGTGATGACGTCTTTTATCTTCATCACTGAGTTGTAGTCTGGATCGTCCTTTTCGACATGGGCGAATTTTCTATTCATATCACCCTTTGTGCCGCGACTTCGCTCGATGATACTTGGGAAATTTAAATTTGGCACGACCCAAAGCGAGCCTTTTGTGATGTTGTAGTCAGTCGCCACGATAGAGGCCGCCAAAAAACCGCCTGGCTCGTCGCCTTGTATGCCACCGATTAAGAGCATAGTATTACTACTTGGCTCACCTTTTTTGATAAGTGCATAGTCCAGTGCGCTTGCATTTGCAAGGCTTGCAGCCGCAAGAGCTGCTAAAAAAAGTCTAAATTTACGCATTAATATCCTTCGTAATGCTTTGTTTTTGGCAAAAGCAAATTTAAAACTATACCAGTAACCGCGCCAAGTCCGATACCTGAAAATTTAACCGCTCCAAGGTCAAGCACCATGCCGCCGATGGCAAAGATGAAGATGAGGGCTACGATTATCATATTTCTAGGATCGGCAAGATCGACTCTGTTTTTTATAAGTGTCTCCATGCCAACGCTTGCGATGATACCAAAAAGTAGCAGCATGATGCCGCCAATGACTGGAGCTGGGATGGTTGAGAGCACTGCGCCAAGCTTGCCAACAAAGGCTAGCACGATAGCAGTGATCGCTGCAAAGGTCATGATCGCTGGATTATACGCTTTTGTAAGGCTAACTGCGCCTGTGACCTCTGAGTAGGTGGTGTTTGGCGGACCACCAAAGGCAGCAGCTAGCGAGGTGGCTAGGCCGTCGCCTAAAAGGGTGTTTTTAAGCCCTGGATTTTTCAAAAAATCCTCTTTTGTGACGTTTGAGATAGCGAGCATATCGCCGATGTGCTCGATCGCTGGGGCGATGGCGATAGGTATCATGTAGATGATCGCTTCAAGTTCAAATTTTGGTGCGCTAAAGCTTGGCACTCTAAACCAAGGGGCGTTTGCGATGGCGCTAAAATCAACCATGCCAAAGCAGTAAGCCACGATGTAGCCAGCGATGATGCCAAGCAGGATCGGTATGAGCCTAAACATCCCCCGTCCTAGCATCATGACAACGATAGTGGCGATAAGCGAGGTGGCTGCTACCATCATAGCTACGTTTTGGGTGTAGGTCTGGGTAGCTGAAGTAGCCATCTTAACGGCATTTGGAGCTAGTATCAGACCTATGGTCATGATGACAGGACCAACGACAACTGGAGGCAAAATTTTATGCAAAATTTTCTCGCCGCCAAAGCGAACCACAAGACTTAGCGCGACGTAGAAAAATCCAGCAAATATAACGCCACCCATAGTCACTGGTATGCCCCATTTTTCGATGCCGTACTGAAGCGGAGCGATGAAGGCAAACGAGCTTGCTAGAAAGATCGGCGGGACGTTTTTTCTAGTTATTAGCTGAAAAAGTAGCGTGCCAAGGCCAGCGGTAAAAAGCGCTACATTTGCATCAAGCCCCGTAAGGATAGGCACGAGCACGAGCGCGCCAAAGGCGACAAATAAAAACTGCACACCGATCAAGCTTTGCTTAAGATCAAATTTATACCCCTCATATCTTTGCATTTAGCATCCTTTTTGCGTATTCTCGAACCTCTTTATCAACTTCATAAATTTCATCTACGCTTGAAATTTTAAGACTCTTAAATTTTTTTGCTGAGCCTAAAATAAGCCTTGATATATCTAAAAATGAGCACTTTTTCTCTAAAAAGCTAAATACTCCAACCTCGTTTGCAGCGTTTATGACGACACCTAGATCAGGACTAGCTAAGACTTCATCTTTTAGCGAAAAGACTGGATATTTTTTAGGGCTTATTTTATGAAATTTGATACTTTTTAGATCGAGTAAATTTGCGTGCGAGACGATATTTTGCTCAACTTTTTCAAGCATAGCGTGCGCGATAGCTAGCTTCATATCTGCTCGCGAGAGATGCATCGTGCTTGAGCCATCGATAAATTCGACTATGGCGTGGATGGCTGAGGTTGGCTCTATCACGGCCTCGATATCTTTTATGCCATAAAGCCAGTAGGCCTCCATCACCTCAAAAAGCTTGTTTGTCATCGTCGCGCTATCAATCGTTATCTTTGCGCCCATATCCCAGTTTGGATGTTTTAGAGCGTCGCTTGGCGTAGCATCTTTTAGAAATTTGATCGGTTTTTTATAAAATGCCCCACCGCTTGCTGTGATGATGAGCTTGCTTGGAGTTGTTTTATTTTCTAATAGAAATTTAAGCCCAAAATGCTCGCTATCAATGGGTAAAATTTCTCTTGTTTTTAAAAACTTGCCACCAACTACAAGGCTCTCTTTGTTTGCAAGTGCTAGCTTTTTACCAAGTGCTTGTATCTTTAGGCTAGGAGCAAGGCCAGCAAAGCCCACAAGGGCGTTTATCACCTTTTTTGAGCTTGAAATTTCAAGCATTTCTAGCAGTCCAGCCTCGCCAAAAAAGATGTTTTTAGCTTCAATGTTTTTTACATTTTTAGCTAGCTTTTCGTCGCCCACACAAACAAATTTTGGCTTAAATTTTAAAATTTGCTCATTTAGCAAAGCTACGTTTTTAGCGCAGCTTAGCGCCTCAACCTCTACATTAAATTTTTCGCAAAGATTAAGAGCATTTTTACCGATCGAGCCAGTTGAGCCAAGTATTACCACGATAGCGACCAAAGTAGCGCAACAACGCCAAATAAATAGCCATCTATCCTATCAAGCATGCCGCCGTGACCTGGAAAAAGCGAACCGCTGTCTTTGACGCCGCAAAGTCTTTTTAGATAGCTCTCAAAGAGATCTCCCCAGACCGCAAAGACGCAGACTAAGAAGCTTGAAAATAAAATTTGAAAAAAGCCTTTTGATACGAAATCTCCAACTATGCAGCCTATGCAGCCAACTACCGTGCCTAGTATCACGCCGCCAACTGCACCTTCGATGGTCTTGTTTGGTGAGCTTGGGCTAAATGGGTGCTTACCAAAGGCTTTGCCAATAAAAAATGCGCCACTATCGCTCGCAACTACGCTTAAGATAAGCCATACAAGGTACTCAATCCCATATTGTAATAAAAGCATCCACATCATAAGAATAGGTATAGTAGGATAGATGAACGGTGCCACTATCTTTAAGTTTTCATTTTTTTGATAAGCTAAAACAGAAGCAACAAACATAACTGCTACTATTGATAAAAAGATCGGATCAGTAAAAGGTAAAAATCCATAAATAATAAGCGCTGCATAGGTTAATTTTTTATTTTTTATGCCATAAAGATCTAATGATTCTTTAAATGCGAAACAATAAACGACGCCAAGTAATGTGTAATTTAAATAAGGATTGTTTGTATATACAATAATTAAAAATAAGGCAAACAACAAAACGCCAGTGATTATGCGTGATCGCATACTTTCTCCTTAAAATCGTTATTTTGCCGTAATTATAACACTTAAAAGTTAGACGGCGTTTATAAGAGTGAAATTTGGTTTAAAATGTGTTTGAAAATTTGATACGAGTGCAGAAAGATGTTTGATAGAGCTTTATATTTTCATGTGGTTTATTAAATTTTAAATTTTATGAGCGAGTAATTTCGGC
Above is a window of Campylobacter concisus DNA encoding:
- the tsaD gene encoding tRNA (adenosine(37)-N6)-threonylcarbamoyltransferase complex transferase subunit TsaD, with protein sequence MILGIESSCDDSSVALIDESTLEQIYYKKISQEEEHAIFGGVVPELAARLHTKALPALLNDILPNLKDINAIAVTNEPGLSVSLIGGVSMAKSLSIALNIPLIAVNHLVGHIYSLFLDHEATFPLGVLLVSGGHTMILEINENGEITELASTSDDSFGESFDKVAKMLDLGYPGGAVVQQNALLCEDKERFKFTVPLLHDKRLEYSFSGLKNQVRVEISKLETITQKDISDICYAFENTACEHILNKLERVFTLRNFKRFGVVGGASANLNLRKRLETLCQKNECELLLAPIAFCSDNALMIARAGREKYLKKEFISHDKLTINPRVSFKKFELDL
- a CDS encoding dynamin family protein, which produces MFNEFINAYKARYFKVFTSDFKGELARLVNELNDPSLHASDEIKESLNLLIDTLNEPPLIAVIGQFSSGKSTFLNALLGQNILPSGLTPVTAKAVRLKFAKMPLLSVKFTNGSESLLASSELTELNAMSEQIKSMTLYAPSEILKEVNFIDTPGLNSLRDADTKETKNTLKKVCGAIWLSLANNAAKASELESVEEILKTNDLKALCFINQKDKLSKYELESLLKHARQTYGELFEDIIAISSKQALNGITNENKSELESSNFAKALSAIKETFLNASFKENFIKARAKKIVNFLISEQENRLKVYSAADEILDKFNATLEEKLEAIKEEFKPKIALRYSDMSEAIKLASDEVFKLLKPFSRTKFNPSKTLLNKEIYKRENFEMISLDTDEVFSKLIYEDVVFSKFFKRYKRDLKGLENEIISAFDELYKSLEDELFVYKSRYESFNPFDEFASNYETKSINTYAGRTYENFLREYENAKFKATQKISLFFEKLDVKVASNYENALKLAVYFLKQKIENSLNSHLQMGTPLYIPSAKEVYERMLNAFSLYEFDDLMCSNNSFLNKTLLDIKTEFNEIYAQKIAMLERLKAKPNEQILKLEKLQESSVILK
- a CDS encoding dynamin family protein, with the translated sequence MDEFLKQAWRANKIYTNAAASVPFYPDLLALLLVCDERNLDQFMALDEFRAVLKRLKVELDIFSIQSAQLATLKALNKAKISIDEIVKYLEILRDEKIIDDEKFAFLEKIISKNKGANEAKISHTKPKDHFHKNLDFLNEINEKASLLDNEKTFLEALAAAKKRSNETLFNIAASGVINSGKSTLLNALLNKPVLGASNVPETINLTILKYSKDSFARVNFYTLDELLALGIPSENLPSKSVDIGIDEIKNYTSSSSKTANLVKSVELYDDLELLKDNVCIIDTPGIDDAVVLREQITTNFMRECDLLAHLMNASQSATQKDALFLKKCLENSHIVRLAVVLTHADELSAKELNETLNYTKKAIGEQINGVEIDYFALSAKSYLEGAANSGVEEFKDYLYEVLFGKNSKKSALILSSYQKELKNILNSKLEATKAEILSLKAYEVELKKLQNEQASVKNALSENFSKLESLTKNELAKLESSNTKNIYKMGLETLLQNLNDKVKSEIAYCKSKKQSLNFERLEQIAKTTLRDGVMALMREARNETLVQTRSCEQNIALNFDDYVMSKDEIFSINDFLEQMGVKLEFKELLAAFRAKISNDASEALLSLKEGLLKYKNISQFCEILTDHEKNRLLNLIKTYESAQKATLDKRLKELDRELEKLSSQNQNSLLKLKEQNALQDEICSLLGELENF
- the dxr gene encoding 1-deoxy-D-xylulose-5-phosphate reductoisomerase yields the protein MVAIVVILGSTGSIGKNALNLCEKFNVEVEALSCAKNVALLNEQILKFKPKFVCVGDEKLAKNVKNIEAKNIFFGEAGLLEMLEISSSKKVINALVGFAGLAPSLKIQALGKKLALANKESLVVGGKFLKTREILPIDSEHFGLKFLLENKTTPSKLIITASGGAFYKKPIKFLKDATPSDALKHPNWDMGAKITIDSATMTNKLFEVMEAYWLYGIKDIEAVIEPTSAIHAIVEFIDGSSTMHLSRADMKLAIAHAMLEKVEQNIVSHANLLDLKSIKFHKISPKKYPVFSLKDEVLASPDLGVVINAANEVGVFSFLEKKCSFLDISRLILGSAKKFKSLKISSVDEIYEVDKEVREYAKRMLNAKI
- a CDS encoding M99 family carboxypeptidase catalytic domain-containing protein codes for the protein MRKFRLFLAALAAASLANASALDYALIKKGEPSSNTMLLIGGIQGDEPGGFLAASIVATDYNITKGSLWVVPNLNFPSIIERSRGTKGDMNRKFAHVEKDDPDYNSVMKIKDVITDKNVTLILNLHDGSGYYRDKFISKDENPDKWGNTCIIDQSTLPGSKYPELESIASSVKDVLNKHLIDPKHQYHVKNTHTALGDKEMLKSLTYYAITQNKSAFANEASKNLNAEQRTYYHLVAIEEYMKKTGISFTRPFELDVKSVKKAIEKEIRLELFDSYALSLKNLKPVISFVPFKKGELSYHSPNPLIAVIKDKDSFKVQYGNRSVTRLKPQYFEFAKPLDKISLLGDGNELVLKSGDKFSVKKNFKVKSLKNVRVNVIGYGTKSVDESEQDIDKNSLNKSYSIDKDGKIYRVEFYKSENGKEKFAGMILAEFR
- a CDS encoding uracil-xanthine permease family protein, with the protein product MQRYEGYKFDLKQSLIGVQFLFVAFGALVLVPILTGLDANVALFTAGLGTLLFQLITRKNVPPIFLASSFAFIAPLQYGIEKWGIPVTMGGVIFAGFFYVALSLVVRFGGEKILHKILPPVVVGPVIMTIGLILAPNAVKMATSATQTYTQNVAMMVAATSLIATIVVMMLGRGMFRLIPILLGIIAGYIVAYCFGMVDFSAIANAPWFRVPSFSAPKFELEAIIYMIPIAIAPAIEHIGDMLAISNVTKEDFLKNPGLKNTLLGDGLATSLAAAFGGPPNTTYSEVTGAVSLTKAYNPAIMTFAAITAIVLAFVGKLGAVLSTIPAPVIGGIMLLLFGIIASVGMETLIKNRVDLADPRNMIIVALIFIFAIGGMVLDLGAVKFSGIGLGAVTGIVLNLLLPKTKHYEGY
- a CDS encoding phosphatidate cytidylyltransferase, coding for MRSRIITGVLLFALFLIIVYTNNPYLNYTLLGVVYCFAFKESLDLYGIKNKKLTYAALIIYGFLPFTDPIFLSIVAVMFVASVLAYQKNENLKIVAPFIYPTIPILMMWMLLLQYGIEYLVWLILSVVASDSGAFFIGKAFGKHPFSPSSPNKTIEGAVGGVILGTVVGCIGCIVGDFVSKGFFQILFSSFLVCVFAVWGDLFESYLKRLCGVKDSGSLFPGHGGMLDRIDGYLFGVVALLWSLSW